The Hymenobacter sp. DG01 genome has a segment encoding these proteins:
- a CDS encoding DUF2939 domain-containing protein, with translation MKKMILALLLLGVAVGGYLYYRKVSTGPEYSLLQAAKAVNDHDPAAFERYVDVGSVTSSLVDDVTEQGSVLGMLNPGGIAVKGALRLLKPQLAKAARQEVQRYVETGSVEAAASVPKPIGNVSLLGLAGKVVSPESKFKGIKYSNQTDEEALVGLEFTQPRFDTTLVLEVKMLNKGDYWQATQITNTADILKHVARLEKQRLLGR, from the coding sequence ATGAAAAAAATGATTCTGGCCCTGCTGCTGCTGGGCGTAGCTGTAGGTGGCTACCTCTATTACCGCAAGGTTTCAACCGGGCCTGAGTACTCGCTGCTGCAGGCAGCCAAAGCAGTAAACGACCATGACCCAGCCGCCTTTGAGCGCTATGTTGATGTAGGCAGCGTAACCAGCAGCTTGGTTGACGACGTGACGGAACAGGGCTCGGTATTGGGCATGCTTAACCCCGGCGGTATAGCCGTGAAGGGCGCGTTGCGGCTCCTGAAACCCCAGCTGGCCAAGGCAGCCCGCCAGGAGGTGCAGCGCTACGTGGAAACCGGCTCGGTAGAAGCGGCGGCGAGTGTGCCCAAGCCCATTGGGAACGTGTCGTTGCTGGGGCTGGCTGGTAAAGTGGTTAGTCCCGAGAGCAAATTCAAGGGCATCAAATATTCCAACCAAACCGACGAAGAAGCCCTGGTGGGACTGGAATTTACACAGCCCCGCTTCGATACTACCCTCGTGCTGGAGGTGAAGATGCTCAACAAGGGTGACTACTGGCAAGCTACCCAAATCACCAATACGGCGGATATTCTAAAACACGTTGCCCGCCTGGAAAAGCAGCGGCTACTTGGCCGATAA
- a CDS encoding energy transducer TonB → MKLTRCCAVLCCGFLQTAAVAQNSYNWWDARPSAPVTAPPRPARNPAAAAPAPVAADSLPLTSGGYFYVEQVPVFPGGQEALAKVIRKTLKRPSGPRLHGRVMVNLVVQSSGEVTDAQVAPGYGLNTAYDAAAVECIRRLPRFEPGKRNGKVADTAITLPIVFP, encoded by the coding sequence ATGAAGCTTACGCGCTGCTGTGCTGTTCTATGCTGTGGGTTTCTGCAGACTGCTGCAGTTGCCCAGAACTCCTACAACTGGTGGGATGCCCGGCCGTCGGCACCCGTTACCGCCCCACCACGCCCGGCCCGCAATCCTGCCGCTGCCGCGCCCGCACCAGTAGCCGCCGACTCACTTCCACTCACCAGCGGGGGTTACTTCTACGTGGAGCAGGTACCGGTTTTTCCGGGTGGGCAGGAAGCTCTTGCGAAGGTCATCCGGAAAACCCTGAAGCGTCCATCGGGTCCCCGGCTGCACGGCCGGGTGATGGTGAATCTGGTCGTGCAAAGTTCGGGAGAGGTGACAGACGCGCAGGTAGCGCCAGGCTACGGCCTCAATACCGCCTACGATGCGGCCGCCGTGGAATGCATCCGTCGCCTACCCCGGTTTGAGCCCGGCAAGCGTAACGGTAAAGTCGCGGACACGGCCATCACACTGCCGATTGTGTTTCCATAG
- a CDS encoding rhomboid family intramembrane serine protease, with translation MEISPTLVLTVLTVGISLYAWSNAALLDSWILDPYRVKRNNDYYRFITSGFLHADFGHLLFNMLAFYSFSQVVETVFFGVFGPTTGLLYFLLLYLGGIVVSDIPTYLRHCDDPNYRSLGASGGVASVVFSAILFNPLGKMMVFPIPIQIPGFIFGFLYLAYSYYMGRRRGDNINHDAHFYGALYGIVLTLILIPKVGPLFWENIRQFLN, from the coding sequence ATGGAAATTTCTCCTACCCTGGTGCTCACCGTGCTGACGGTCGGCATCTCTCTGTACGCATGGTCCAATGCTGCGCTGCTCGACAGCTGGATTCTGGACCCCTACCGCGTGAAGCGCAACAACGACTACTACCGCTTCATTACCTCCGGTTTTCTGCACGCCGATTTCGGGCACTTGCTGTTCAACATGCTGGCATTTTACTCCTTCAGCCAGGTAGTAGAAACAGTGTTCTTCGGTGTGTTCGGGCCTACTACCGGGCTGCTGTACTTCCTGCTATTGTACCTGGGCGGCATTGTAGTGTCGGACATTCCTACCTACCTGCGCCACTGCGACGACCCCAATTACCGGAGTCTTGGCGCCTCGGGTGGGGTAGCATCGGTTGTGTTTTCTGCCATTCTGTTCAACCCTCTGGGGAAGATGATGGTATTCCCCATTCCTATCCAGATTCCGGGCTTCATCTTCGGTTTTCTGTACCTGGCGTATTCCTATTACATGGGCCGGCGCCGGGGCGACAATATTAACCACGATGCCCACTTTTACGGCGCTCTGTATGGTATCGTGCTGACACTCATACTGATACCAAAAGTAGGTCCGCTGTTCTGGGAGAATATACGTCAGTTTTTGAATTAA
- a CDS encoding polyprenyl synthetase family protein — protein MDLSQLTDRINTGLSQLRYGEEPAALYEPIRYIMALGGKRIRPLLTLLGAHVFTDKLEPALKPALATEVFHNFTLLHDDLMDQAPLRRGKATVHEKWNPNVAILSGDVMLVRAYELFLDVPAELLPHVLRRFSQTAAEVCEGQQWDMNFETETEVSIAQYLDMIRLKTAVLLGFALELGALLGGASRQDADHLRQFGVGIGVAFQLRDDLLDVYGDAATFGKRVGGDILSDKKTYLLLTAVAQASEAQRAVLAQHIGQPVADADAKVQAVRTIYDELEIRPQTEALINDYFLDALQHLERVEAPEMRKNPLRQLALQLMEREQ, from the coding sequence GTGGATCTGTCCCAACTCACTGACCGCATCAATACCGGCCTCTCCCAGCTTCGTTATGGCGAAGAACCGGCGGCCCTCTACGAGCCCATTCGCTACATCATGGCCCTCGGCGGCAAGCGGATTCGGCCCCTGCTGACTTTGCTCGGTGCCCATGTTTTCACTGATAAGCTGGAGCCCGCTCTGAAGCCGGCCCTGGCCACTGAGGTCTTCCATAATTTCACCCTGCTCCACGACGACCTGATGGACCAGGCGCCCCTGCGCCGGGGCAAGGCTACCGTGCACGAAAAGTGGAACCCCAACGTGGCTATCCTCTCCGGCGACGTGATGCTGGTACGCGCCTACGAGCTCTTCCTGGATGTACCCGCCGAGCTGCTACCCCACGTGCTGCGCCGCTTCTCCCAAACGGCCGCTGAGGTGTGTGAGGGCCAGCAGTGGGACATGAACTTCGAGACGGAAACCGAGGTCAGCATAGCCCAGTACCTCGATATGATCCGGCTGAAAACGGCCGTACTCCTGGGCTTTGCGCTGGAGCTGGGTGCCCTGCTCGGCGGCGCTTCCCGCCAGGATGCCGACCACCTGCGGCAGTTTGGCGTGGGCATCGGGGTAGCCTTCCAGCTGCGCGACGATTTGCTGGACGTGTACGGCGACGCGGCCACCTTCGGTAAGCGCGTGGGCGGCGACATCCTCAGCGACAAGAAAACCTACCTCCTGCTCACGGCCGTGGCCCAGGCCTCGGAAGCCCAGCGTGCCGTACTGGCCCAACACATCGGCCAGCCCGTTGCCGATGCCGACGCCAAGGTGCAGGCCGTACGAACCATCTACGATGAGCTCGAAATACGCCCTCAGACGGAAGCACTCATCAACGACTACTTCCTGGATGCCCTGCAGCATTTGGAGCGCGTAGAGGCCCCCGAAATGCGTAAAAACCCGCTGCGCCAGCTTGCCCTCCAACTCATGGAGCGCGAGCAGTAG
- a CDS encoding PLD nuclease N-terminal domain-containing protein, with amino-acid sequence MNKLIPASFSPRSFSLVGLMGLLTSFLLSSCGRTRNADGSLTTAGVIHLILAVYALFKLFQQPWSMGKKLVWGLIIFFFPFLGSLAFLLFGKDK; translated from the coding sequence ATGAATAAGCTCATTCCCGCTTCTTTTAGCCCGCGTTCCTTTAGCCTGGTAGGCCTGATGGGTCTGCTGACCTCCTTTCTGCTGAGCAGCTGCGGCCGTACCCGCAACGCCGATGGCTCCCTCACAACGGCCGGTGTAATTCACCTTATCCTCGCAGTTTATGCATTGTTTAAGTTGTTTCAGCAGCCATGGTCTATGGGCAAGAAGCTGGTTTGGGGTCTGATTATTTTCTTCTTCCCCTTCCTAGGTTCGTTGGCATTCTTGCTGTTTGGTAAAGACAAGTAA